From Spirosoma aerolatum, one genomic window encodes:
- a CDS encoding TonB-dependent receptor, with product MKKRVPVPTGCSTGLRAHPFLRLMKLSLTQLFLMIACTSFSLAFDGKAQELMTRPVTLNVEGQRLRTVLSQIERQTSARFVYSSKTVNPNQPVTISVKDRSLTETLTELLKPLKLTYRLVGGQIVLDTENEAQTQVINPTVAPMEHAVAGTVSDEKNAPLPGVSVVVKGSTRGATTDATGKYRITVPDGNGTTLTFSFVGYQSQDVVVGNQTTINVSMVPDVSSLDEVVVIGYGAVRKKDLTGSVVQLKSEQLKEVPTANVLEAAQGKIAGADITRNSGQAGAGVSIRIRGNRSIGGNNAPLIIVDGIQYSNLEDINANDIETMDVLKDASSIAIYGSRGANGVILITTKKGKLGKPDISFNAYSGISQVTMYPKAMDINAFRDFKREAWRAAGVWKSPADDAAIFTNVAEYNALQNGIWTDYQDALIHNGLQQDYQVGFRSGTDKLKSYVSVDYYNEKGILKLDEIKRYTGRLNVDYTINNWMKIGLSTQLTYYDQSVRRDPLNQANKISPLGSLYDANGNFNYIMLDGQTANPLSDEQPNVFNNSILTTRILTNGYVELTPLKGLTVRSMLGVNLASIRNGAYSSPKSIDRSLTGKSLATYDASNSRSINWENVVTYQRTLDQHAFTFTGIASYIGNSSDNVSASGVNQLLPSQLFYSLGSATEEIKINSAYSKNNLVSFAGRLNYAFRDRYLLTLTAREDGSSKLATGNKWTFFPSAAFAWRVIEEKFMQGVKGLSDLKLRASYGVAGNDPSGPYATQTTLTRIAFGYDDIAAPAYTFSRNVGNAELGWELSYTKNLGLDFGLLNGRINTSIDYYDTRTEALLLDRGLPPTTGVTTVKQNIGKTRNRGIEVALGSTNIRTNNFSWTSNVTFTKNKEEITELVTGGNDIGNGWFIGQPINVFYDYQKLGIWQTSEVDAAAKISPTQLPGEIKVKDQNGDGKIDAVNDRIILGNPRPKWSGGFDNTVKFKGFDLNVFLYARIGQMINSDRSARFDQQGVGNSTAGLDYWTPENPTNAYPRPNKNGGLKYLSTLGYVDGSFARIRNITLGYNVPTSFLRSKVIRSVRLYATGKNLFTFTKLNYDPERGGSENFPMTKLYVFGLNVSL from the coding sequence ATGAAAAAAAGAGTACCCGTACCAACAGGCTGCTCAACCGGCCTACGTGCTCATCCATTTTTGAGGCTCATGAAACTATCGCTTACCCAGCTTTTCCTGATGATTGCCTGCACGAGCTTTTCGCTGGCGTTCGATGGGAAAGCGCAGGAGTTGATGACCCGGCCTGTTACGCTCAATGTTGAAGGGCAACGGCTGCGAACGGTACTAAGCCAGATTGAGCGTCAGACCTCCGCCCGGTTTGTGTACAGCTCCAAAACCGTCAATCCCAATCAGCCGGTGACCATCTCGGTAAAAGACAGGTCATTGACCGAAACGCTTACCGAATTGCTCAAACCGCTCAAACTGACCTACCGGCTTGTAGGTGGGCAAATCGTGCTGGATACGGAAAATGAAGCCCAAACGCAGGTAATCAATCCAACTGTTGCCCCAATGGAACATGCTGTGGCTGGAACGGTTTCGGATGAAAAAAATGCACCGTTGCCGGGCGTTAGCGTGGTAGTGAAAGGCTCGACCCGTGGCGCTACAACGGATGCAACCGGTAAATACCGCATCACAGTACCCGACGGCAACGGCACTACCTTAACGTTTTCGTTTGTGGGTTACCAGAGCCAGGATGTTGTGGTGGGTAATCAAACAACAATCAATGTGTCGATGGTGCCTGACGTTAGCTCGCTCGATGAGGTGGTGGTTATTGGCTACGGTGCCGTTCGGAAAAAAGACCTGACGGGTTCGGTGGTTCAGCTTAAAAGTGAGCAGTTGAAAGAAGTGCCAACGGCCAACGTGCTGGAAGCGGCTCAGGGTAAGATTGCCGGAGCCGACATTACCCGGAACAGTGGTCAGGCGGGGGCTGGCGTCAGCATCCGAATTCGGGGTAACCGATCAATTGGGGGCAACAACGCACCCCTGATCATTGTCGATGGGATTCAGTACAGTAACCTGGAAGACATTAATGCCAACGACATTGAAACGATGGATGTACTGAAAGATGCGTCGTCCATTGCCATTTACGGATCGCGGGGAGCCAACGGGGTCATTCTGATCACGACCAAAAAAGGGAAGCTGGGAAAACCCGATATCTCGTTCAATGCCTATTCGGGTATCTCGCAGGTGACCATGTATCCGAAAGCAATGGACATCAACGCCTTCCGCGATTTCAAGCGGGAAGCCTGGCGGGCGGCTGGTGTCTGGAAAAGCCCGGCCGATGATGCCGCTATTTTCACCAACGTAGCCGAGTACAATGCGTTACAGAATGGTATCTGGACCGATTATCAGGATGCGCTGATTCATAATGGTTTACAGCAGGACTACCAGGTGGGTTTCCGGTCGGGTACCGATAAGTTGAAATCGTATGTATCTGTCGATTATTACAACGAAAAAGGCATTCTGAAGCTGGATGAAATCAAACGGTATACGGGCCGCCTGAATGTCGATTATACCATCAATAACTGGATGAAAATCGGCCTGTCGACGCAGCTTACCTATTACGACCAGAGTGTGCGTCGTGACCCATTGAACCAGGCCAACAAAATCAGCCCACTCGGTTCGCTCTACGATGCCAACGGGAATTTCAACTACATCATGCTCGACGGACAGACGGCCAACCCCCTGTCGGACGAGCAGCCCAATGTGTTCAACAACTCGATCCTGACCACTCGCATTCTGACCAATGGCTATGTAGAACTGACACCCTTAAAAGGGCTGACGGTTCGGAGTATGCTGGGCGTGAACCTGGCTTCGATTCGAAATGGCGCTTATTCGTCGCCTAAATCCATTGATCGTTCGCTGACGGGTAAATCGCTGGCGACCTACGATGCCAGCAACAGCCGCAGTATCAACTGGGAAAACGTCGTGACCTACCAGCGGACACTGGACCAGCACGCGTTTACGTTTACGGGAATCGCCAGCTACATCGGCAACTCGTCGGATAATGTGTCGGCGTCAGGCGTGAATCAGTTATTACCCTCGCAGTTGTTCTACTCGCTCGGCAGTGCGACAGAAGAGATCAAAATCAACTCCGCCTATTCAAAAAACAACCTTGTATCGTTTGCTGGTCGGTTGAATTATGCGTTTCGGGATCGGTATCTGCTCACACTGACCGCACGTGAAGATGGTTCGTCGAAACTGGCTACGGGCAATAAATGGACGTTCTTCCCATCGGCGGCTTTTGCGTGGCGCGTGATCGAAGAGAAGTTCATGCAGGGCGTAAAAGGGCTTAGCGATCTGAAACTGCGGGCCAGCTATGGGGTGGCCGGTAACGATCCGTCGGGGCCCTACGCTACCCAGACCACGCTGACCCGAATTGCTTTTGGCTATGATGACATAGCCGCTCCTGCTTACACCTTTTCGCGAAATGTGGGTAACGCAGAACTGGGCTGGGAGTTGTCGTATACCAAAAACCTCGGTCTTGATTTTGGCTTGTTGAACGGTCGCATCAACACCTCGATCGACTATTACGATACCCGAACCGAAGCTTTGCTGCTGGACCGGGGCCTGCCGCCAACGACCGGCGTAACAACCGTGAAGCAGAACATCGGCAAAACCCGTAACCGGGGTATTGAGGTGGCGCTGGGAAGTACCAACATTCGTACCAACAACTTTAGCTGGACCAGCAACGTCACCTTTACCAAAAACAAGGAAGAAATTACGGAACTGGTGACGGGAGGCAACGACATTGGCAACGGCTGGTTCATTGGCCAACCCATTAATGTCTTTTACGATTACCAGAAACTGGGTATCTGGCAAACCTCGGAAGTCGATGCTGCTGCCAAAATTTCACCGACGCAGTTGCCCGGCGAAATTAAGGTGAAAGATCAGAATGGCGACGGGAAAATTGATGCGGTCAACGACCGGATTATTCTGGGAAATCCCCGTCCGAAATGGAGTGGTGGCTTCGACAATACCGTCAAGTTCAAAGGCTTCGACCTGAACGTGTTCCTGTACGCGCGCATTGGTCAGATGATCAACTCCGACCGTTCGGCTCGTTTCGATCAGCAGGGTGTAGGCAACAGCACTGCCGGGCTGGATTACTGGACACCCGAAAATCCGACGAATGCATACCCTCGTCCGAATAAAAATGGGGGCCTCAAATACCTCTCGACCCTGGGTTATGTCGATGGCTCATTTGCCCGGATTCGAAATATTACCCTGGGCTACAATGTGCCAACCAGCTTCCTGCGCTCGAAGGTTATTCGGAGTGTACGGCTGTATGCAACGGGTAAAAACCTGTTCACCTTCACTAAACTGAACTATGACCCTGAGCGGGGTGGCTCCGAAAACTTCCCGATGACTAAACTCTATGTTTTTGGCCTGAACGTCAGTTTATAA
- a CDS encoding RagB/SusD family nutrient uptake outer membrane protein, translating to MNTYFLKKTGLLVLSLLTLVSCKDVLEEYNPSGLTAETVYTTPEGFETLVNAAYTYQRWWYGKEERYNIAETGTDIWTSGSGEVYRDLTQYLNLQGSNAALVNEWREFYAAVNLCNGGIARIDKAGLSATLRPIREGELRFLRAFYYWHIVETWGGVHFTTEETNGIVSTANRTPIETFYNQIFEDLKFAVANLPVTQPQYGKVTKGAAQAFLARMYLTRGMNKEALDMAQAVIASNTYKLETNYADLWKMSNLKTKEAIYVVDYSTNLALNDLANSTFNPYGHSRGSNNGHLLFLMKYDDRPGMTRDITNGRPFNRYMPTRYLLDLYSDNDARYEGSFQEVWFANSTSRPAGMNLGDTAVYCTRKEIPDAFEATRKYQTYDRSKIYNANGTVKDNLRYPTLSKFMDPTRASLNEAQSARDVFVIRLAEVYLIAAEAQMKLGNLQAAADYVNVLRTRAAKSGKAAAMQVASTQMTLDFILDERARELAGEQIRWFDLKRTGKLLERVRLDAPDNAVNLQDYHVVRPIPQTQLDAVTNKTEFTQNAGYQ from the coding sequence ATGAATACCTATTTTTTGAAAAAGACGGGGTTATTGGTGTTATCCCTGCTTACGCTCGTGTCGTGTAAGGATGTGCTGGAAGAATACAATCCTAGTGGTCTGACCGCCGAAACCGTATATACGACCCCCGAAGGGTTTGAAACCCTGGTGAATGCCGCCTACACCTATCAGCGCTGGTGGTACGGTAAAGAAGAAAGGTACAACATTGCCGAAACCGGAACCGATATCTGGACCAGCGGATCGGGCGAAGTGTACCGTGATCTGACGCAATACCTGAACTTACAGGGGAGCAATGCCGCACTGGTGAACGAATGGCGCGAATTTTATGCGGCTGTTAACCTCTGCAATGGCGGTATCGCCCGTATTGATAAGGCTGGTCTGTCGGCAACGCTGCGGCCTATCCGTGAGGGGGAACTGCGGTTCCTGCGGGCGTTTTATTACTGGCATATTGTTGAAACCTGGGGTGGCGTTCACTTCACCACCGAAGAAACAAACGGCATTGTATCGACGGCCAATCGAACTCCGATCGAAACGTTTTATAACCAGATCTTCGAGGACCTGAAATTTGCCGTTGCCAACCTGCCTGTTACCCAGCCTCAATATGGCAAAGTGACGAAAGGTGCTGCCCAGGCGTTTCTGGCGCGGATGTACCTGACCAGAGGAATGAACAAAGAAGCACTGGACATGGCGCAGGCTGTTATTGCCAGCAATACTTACAAGCTGGAAACCAATTACGCCGATCTCTGGAAGATGAGCAATCTGAAAACCAAGGAAGCCATTTACGTAGTCGATTATTCGACGAACCTGGCCCTCAACGATCTGGCAAACTCAACCTTTAATCCCTACGGCCACAGCCGGGGTAGCAACAATGGCCACCTACTGTTTCTGATGAAGTACGACGACCGACCCGGCATGACGCGTGACATCACCAACGGACGACCTTTCAATCGATACATGCCCACCCGTTACCTGCTCGACCTCTACAGCGATAACGATGCCCGCTACGAAGGGTCGTTTCAGGAAGTGTGGTTTGCCAATTCGACCTCGCGTCCGGCTGGTATGAACCTGGGCGATACGGCGGTATACTGCACCCGGAAAGAAATTCCCGATGCGTTTGAAGCGACCCGCAAATACCAGACCTACGATCGTAGTAAGATTTACAACGCCAACGGAACCGTAAAAGATAACCTCCGTTACCCGACACTATCGAAATTTATGGACCCTACGCGGGCCAGTCTGAACGAAGCCCAAAGTGCGCGGGATGTGTTTGTGATCCGACTGGCTGAAGTATACCTGATTGCGGCCGAAGCTCAAATGAAGCTGGGCAATTTACAGGCGGCTGCCGATTATGTAAACGTACTGCGGACACGGGCGGCTAAATCGGGGAAAGCGGCTGCCATGCAGGTAGCCTCCACCCAGATGACCCTCGATTTTATACTGGATGAACGGGCCCGTGAACTGGCGGGTGAGCAGATTCGGTGGTTCGATCTGAAACGTACGGGAAAACTGCTGGAGCGTGTCCGGCTCGATGCCCCTGATAATGCTGTCAATCTTCAGGACTATCATGTTGTGCGTCCAATCCCGCAAACTCAGCTGGATGCAGTAACCAATAAAACGGAATTTACCCAAAATGCTGGTTATCAATAG
- a CDS encoding IS982 family transposase, translating into MSEKVVAIYCFLDDFFLETNHPRSTKPQAKPKVTDSIVLTTAIISARFFGGNQASAMLYMADKQGVLMLEKSAFNRRLHRLAHTLSVLFYYLADFFKALNVSSQYLIDSFPVSVCDNIRISRSRLVKGEEYRGKIASKRRFFFGYRVQVVTTSTKQPVQFFILPGSYADITALQMMHLHLPAGSEVFGDAAYTDYEQEELYADCEQISLQIQRKSNSHRADPIWIAAYKKMRRQAIEQAFSQVKLRFPQKIHAVTEAGFLIKLVLFLLAYALESNLYHTT; encoded by the coding sequence ATGTCTGAAAAAGTAGTGGCAATTTACTGCTTTCTAGATGATTTCTTTCTAGAAACCAATCACCCTAGATCGACCAAACCACAAGCTAAACCTAAAGTAACAGACAGCATTGTGTTGACTACCGCCATCATATCGGCTCGTTTCTTTGGGGGCAACCAAGCTTCAGCCATGCTCTATATGGCGGACAAGCAGGGTGTCCTTATGCTGGAAAAGTCGGCCTTTAATCGCCGGTTGCATCGACTCGCTCATACCTTGAGTGTCTTATTTTATTATTTGGCCGACTTCTTTAAAGCCTTGAATGTGAGCAGTCAGTATCTAATTGATTCATTTCCTGTATCGGTTTGCGATAATATTCGCATCAGCCGTTCACGGTTGGTCAAGGGGGAAGAGTATCGAGGCAAAATTGCTTCCAAACGACGGTTCTTCTTTGGGTATCGGGTGCAAGTAGTGACCACCAGTACTAAGCAGCCCGTGCAATTTTTTATTCTTCCGGGTTCGTACGCGGATATAACAGCTCTTCAGATGATGCATTTGCATTTGCCCGCAGGTAGCGAGGTGTTTGGTGATGCTGCCTACACCGACTACGAACAAGAGGAACTGTACGCTGATTGTGAACAGATTTCCTTACAGATTCAACGCAAGAGTAATAGTCATCGGGCTGACCCGATTTGGATAGCCGCTTACAAGAAGATGCGTCGTCAGGCAATCGAACAAGCTTTTAGTCAAGTCAAGTTGCGATTTCCTCAAAAGATTCATGCCGTTACCGAAGCGGGTTTCCTGATCAAGCTTGTCTTATTTCTACTTGCATACGCTCTAGAATCAAACTTGTATCATACAACTTAG
- a CDS encoding glycoside hydrolase family 28 protein, which translates to MKKSHRFLSVILVALAPFAALAQTYSWTNLPKITQPTFRKDTISILTQGAKPDGVTLNTKAINAAILACSQKGGGVVLVPAGLWMTGPVELKSNVNLHLKKSATLLFTTDKSQYALVEGTYEGKKAARNQSPISGINLENVAITGQGIVDGNGDVWRAVHKSQLTEPQWKEKVESGGVLKEDGKTWYPSEQFKRASTENKSMLLTPGKTPQDFADMKDFLRPNLLVLTGCKKVLLDGVTFQNSPAWCLHPLMCQDLTIRNVTTKNPEYAHNGDGMDIESCKNFLIEGCTLDVGDDAICIKSGKDEEGRKRGMPTENGIIRNNTVYNGHGGFVVGSEMSGGARNIFVYNCTFMGTDKGLRFKSVRGRGGVVEHIYAKDIFMKDIAQEAIFFDMYYFVKFATDGERDERPVVNEGTPIFRDMTFENIVCNGASKGVFIRGLPEMPIKNIIMEKLVLQADKGVELIDASGIKFKDVQLMTKSTKPVILVDNSNNLTFDNIRYDLKASLLFSINGERSQAIEVRNTDTTKAQTKAEFKKGAQEKNLLLISSK; encoded by the coding sequence ATGAAAAAAAGCCACCGATTTCTCAGCGTTATTCTCGTAGCTCTGGCTCCATTTGCCGCGTTAGCCCAGACATATAGCTGGACGAATTTGCCGAAAATAACCCAGCCGACGTTTCGTAAGGACACGATTTCGATTCTGACGCAGGGAGCAAAACCTGATGGTGTGACGCTGAATACCAAAGCCATCAATGCCGCTATTCTGGCGTGTAGCCAAAAAGGGGGCGGGGTGGTGCTGGTGCCCGCTGGTCTGTGGATGACTGGCCCTGTTGAGCTGAAAAGCAATGTCAACCTGCACCTGAAAAAGTCGGCAACCCTGCTGTTTACGACCGATAAAAGCCAATACGCACTGGTTGAAGGCACGTATGAAGGTAAAAAGGCTGCCCGGAATCAGTCGCCCATATCGGGGATTAATCTGGAGAATGTGGCCATTACGGGCCAGGGCATTGTCGATGGAAACGGCGATGTCTGGCGGGCGGTGCATAAAAGTCAGTTGACCGAACCGCAGTGGAAAGAAAAAGTGGAATCGGGGGGCGTGTTGAAAGAGGATGGTAAAACCTGGTACCCGAGCGAGCAGTTCAAACGGGCTAGTACCGAGAACAAAAGCATGCTTCTGACACCCGGTAAAACCCCGCAGGATTTTGCCGATATGAAGGATTTTCTTCGGCCCAACCTGCTGGTGCTGACGGGTTGTAAAAAGGTATTACTGGACGGGGTTACGTTTCAAAATTCACCCGCCTGGTGCCTGCATCCGCTTATGTGTCAGGATTTGACCATCCGCAACGTAACGACCAAAAATCCTGAATACGCCCATAATGGTGATGGGATGGACATCGAATCCTGCAAAAATTTCCTGATTGAAGGCTGTACGCTCGATGTGGGCGATGATGCCATCTGCATCAAATCCGGTAAAGATGAAGAAGGCCGTAAACGCGGTATGCCGACCGAAAACGGTATTATCCGAAACAATACCGTTTATAATGGTCATGGGGGATTTGTGGTCGGAAGCGAAATGAGTGGCGGAGCGCGGAATATCTTCGTCTACAACTGCACATTTATGGGGACTGACAAAGGACTGCGTTTCAAGTCGGTACGTGGTCGGGGTGGTGTTGTTGAGCATATCTATGCCAAAGATATTTTCATGAAAGACATCGCGCAGGAAGCCATCTTCTTCGATATGTATTATTTCGTGAAGTTTGCAACCGACGGTGAGCGTGACGAGCGCCCGGTGGTCAACGAAGGAACGCCAATATTCCGGGACATGACGTTTGAAAACATAGTCTGCAACGGGGCCAGCAAGGGGGTTTTTATTCGTGGTTTACCCGAAATGCCGATTAAGAATATTATCATGGAAAAACTGGTGCTACAGGCCGATAAAGGCGTGGAACTGATCGATGCGAGTGGGATTAAGTTCAAGGATGTTCAGCTTATGACCAAAAGTACGAAGCCGGTTATCCTGGTCGATAACAGCAACAACCTGACCTTCGACAATATCCGGTACGATCTGAAAGCCAGCCTACTATTTTCAATTAATGGCGAACGAAGCCAGGCTATCGAAGTCAGAAACACCGATACAACGAAAGCGCAGACCAAAGCGGAATTCAAGAAAGGTGCCCAGGAAAAGAATCTCTTACTGATATCGAGTAAGTGA
- a CDS encoding rhamnogalacturonan acetylesterase: MSIKWTMKNLRRFLATCSLLALSAFTPPNKITVYLIGDSTMSIKQVKAYPETGWGMPFAYFFDETVTVDNRAQNGRSTRTFIEENRWQPVADQLKEGDYVFIQFGHNDEVPTKKSYTTEADFQANLLRFITETRARKAMPVLITPVARRKFDEAGKIEGTHTLYAELVRKVAAENKTPLIDLDSQSQQLLQQFGVENSKLLFLQLAPGEHPNYPEGKEDNTHFSELGARRMAEIVLANIKSLKLDLADRIVKPEKAK; encoded by the coding sequence ATGTCTATTAAATGGACCATGAAAAACCTGAGGAGATTTTTAGCTACCTGTAGCCTTCTGGCCCTTTCCGCTTTTACGCCACCCAATAAAATTACCGTCTACCTGATCGGCGATTCGACCATGTCGATCAAGCAGGTGAAAGCCTATCCTGAAACGGGCTGGGGGATGCCGTTCGCCTATTTTTTCGATGAAACTGTCACGGTTGATAACCGAGCCCAGAACGGACGGAGTACCCGGACATTTATCGAAGAAAATCGGTGGCAGCCCGTTGCCGATCAGCTAAAAGAGGGCGATTACGTCTTCATTCAGTTTGGGCATAACGACGAAGTGCCTACTAAGAAGAGCTATACAACCGAAGCCGATTTTCAGGCCAACCTGTTGCGATTTATTACCGAAACGCGAGCCAGGAAGGCCATGCCTGTACTGATTACCCCTGTGGCTCGTCGGAAATTTGATGAAGCCGGAAAAATTGAAGGTACGCATACCCTTTATGCTGAACTAGTACGAAAAGTTGCCGCAGAAAACAAAACACCCTTGATTGATCTAGATAGCCAAAGCCAGCAACTGCTCCAGCAGTTTGGCGTCGAAAATTCGAAACTTTTGTTTCTTCAGCTGGCACCGGGCGAGCACCCCAATTATCCCGAGGGCAAAGAAGACAATACCCATTTCAGCGAACTGGGAGCCCGTCGTATGGCCGAAATTGTTCTGGCAAACATCAAGTCGTTAAAGCTCGACCTTGCCGACCGTATTGTAAAACCGGAGAAAGCCAAATAG
- a CDS encoding pectinesterase family protein: MKQLLLLFCLVACAQVARGQSTLSPTTSITFTVAQDGSGNYKTIQEAVNSFRDHMQVRVTLFVKNGTYTEKLVIPSWKPNIHILGESKEGVIITGDDYSGKTYPGGKDATGNAKFNTYTSYTVLVDAPDVILENLTIRNTAGRVGQAVALHVDADRFVCKNCVLLGNQDTLYAAAEGSRQYYENCYIEGTTDFIFGKSIAVFQSCTIKSLSDSFITAAATPDYQPYGFVFFDCKLIADPSARKVYLGRPWRPSAKTIFIRTDMGDHILPAGWDNWGNAANEKTVFYAEYGSTGPGGNTAKRAGWSKLLSDKQVKQYTLANIFSAQSAAWLPTTRNP; the protein is encoded by the coding sequence ATGAAACAACTGCTTCTGCTTTTTTGCCTGGTAGCCTGCGCGCAGGTTGCCAGAGGTCAGTCAACCTTGTCGCCTACGACCTCCATCACCTTTACTGTTGCTCAGGATGGAAGTGGAAATTACAAGACCATTCAGGAAGCCGTTAATAGTTTCCGCGATCACATGCAGGTGCGTGTTACCCTGTTCGTTAAAAATGGTACGTACACTGAAAAACTCGTTATTCCATCCTGGAAACCCAATATTCACATACTTGGCGAAAGCAAAGAAGGGGTCATCATCACGGGCGACGATTATTCGGGAAAGACGTATCCTGGTGGCAAAGACGCAACGGGCAACGCTAAGTTCAATACCTACACCTCCTATACCGTGCTGGTCGATGCCCCCGATGTTATTCTGGAAAATCTGACCATTCGCAACACCGCCGGTAGAGTTGGGCAGGCCGTAGCGCTGCATGTCGATGCGGATCGGTTTGTCTGCAAAAACTGTGTGTTGCTAGGTAATCAGGATACGTTGTACGCGGCTGCAGAAGGGAGTCGACAGTATTACGAAAACTGTTATATCGAAGGGACCACCGATTTTATTTTCGGTAAATCGATCGCCGTTTTTCAGTCCTGCACCATCAAAAGCCTGTCCGATTCATTCATTACCGCAGCCGCCACACCCGATTATCAGCCGTATGGCTTTGTTTTCTTCGACTGCAAACTAATTGCCGATCCATCTGCCCGAAAGGTATATCTGGGCCGTCCCTGGCGACCCAGTGCCAAAACGATTTTCATTCGAACTGATATGGGCGATCATATTTTGCCCGCAGGCTGGGACAACTGGGGCAATGCGGCCAATGAAAAGACGGTCTTCTACGCTGAATATGGCAGTACTGGACCCGGTGGAAACACCGCAAAACGAGCGGGATGGTCGAAGCTCCTGTCAGACAAACAGGTCAAACAGTATACACTGGCCAACATCTTTTCGGCACAATCGGCCGCCTGGCTACCTACCACCCGGAATCCTTAG
- a CDS encoding nucleoside hydrolase-like domain-containing protein yields MKNVLFIYWLALVPLTLMAQKPVPTKPRILISTDIGGTDPDDNQSMTHFLMYSDRFKTEGLVSSPSYGNGTKQNLLTMIDLYEKDLPKLRQHNQGYPSPDALRAVCKQGRHGASPFKGYASATEGSDWIITCAKKPDKQPLWVLVWGGLEDVAQALHDDPSIQSRIRVYWIGGPNKKWSANSYAYIARNFPKLWFIEANGSYNGFFSNTGSPDSLNTRNYYDHYIREAGFLGKDFKNYYKGNPKMGDTPSLLYVMDGDPVDPSRESWGGSFEPFTHSPRTIFNRNTTLTDTVGVYSVMEIHVKGPDVNLPADSACFTMTVQAQIGEQKWPGYYLGKGDYAIMYVPKQAETLTYTISSAIPGFATQTGTFVVNNTWPGKQGADDFRLGSNWFTDRKDPALFDGRQQGAKTVLNWRSDILLDWAKRWKWLQ; encoded by the coding sequence ATGAAAAACGTCCTTTTTATTTACTGGCTGGCCCTGGTACCACTGACGCTGATGGCTCAGAAACCGGTGCCTACTAAGCCGCGTATCCTAATCAGTACGGACATCGGAGGCACTGACCCGGACGATAATCAGTCTATGACCCATTTTCTGATGTACAGCGATCGGTTTAAAACGGAAGGGCTTGTGTCGTCGCCTTCGTACGGGAACGGCACCAAACAGAATCTGCTGACTATGATCGACTTGTACGAGAAAGACCTGCCCAAGCTTCGTCAGCACAATCAGGGCTATCCGTCGCCTGATGCGTTGCGGGCTGTTTGCAAACAGGGGCGGCATGGGGCGTCACCGTTTAAAGGGTATGCGTCGGCTACGGAGGGGTCTGACTGGATCATTACATGTGCGAAAAAACCAGACAAACAACCGTTATGGGTGCTGGTTTGGGGCGGATTGGAAGATGTGGCCCAGGCGCTGCATGATGATCCGTCGATTCAAAGTCGCATTCGGGTATACTGGATCGGTGGCCCCAATAAAAAATGGAGTGCCAACAGCTACGCGTACATTGCCCGAAACTTCCCCAAGTTATGGTTTATCGAAGCGAACGGCTCATATAACGGATTCTTTTCGAATACGGGTTCGCCCGATAGCCTGAATACGCGTAACTACTACGACCATTATATCCGTGAAGCTGGTTTTCTGGGCAAAGATTTCAAGAACTACTACAAGGGAAATCCTAAGATGGGCGACACGCCCTCGCTACTTTACGTGATGGATGGCGACCCGGTCGATCCATCGCGGGAAAGTTGGGGAGGGAGTTTTGAACCATTTACCCATAGCCCCCGAACGATTTTCAACCGCAACACGACCCTTACCGATACAGTAGGAGTTTATTCGGTGATGGAAATCCATGTTAAGGGTCCTGACGTTAATCTGCCGGCCGATTCAGCCTGTTTTACGATGACCGTTCAGGCGCAGATTGGCGAGCAGAAATGGCCGGGTTATTACCTGGGGAAAGGCGACTATGCGATTATGTACGTTCCCAAACAGGCTGAAACGCTGACCTATACCATTAGCTCAGCCATTCCCGGCTTTGCTACTCAAACCGGAACGTTTGTTGTCAACAATACCTGGCCGGGTAAACAGGGAGCCGACGATTTCCGGTTAGGTTCCAACTGGTTCACTGACCGGAAAGACCCAGCCCTTTTTGATGGGCGGCAGCAAGGGGCGAAAACTGTACTCAACTGGCGTAGCGACATCTTGCTGGACTGGGCCAAACGATGGAAATGGCTCCAGTAA